The genomic stretch GTGTTATGACCTCTACTAAACGTGTTCACCAGAGGCTACTAACAGGATGTCGAGAGCATGCAGCTTCCACTATTGTGTGCAATTGTGTTCTGATAATGATGAAGAGCTGCGTCATGATGCATCAAGAGCAAGAGATAGTTTCTCCACAACTACAGACCAGACTGATGATAAATATTCAtggtaaaaaaagaaagtcctgtcagttttattttcaatgacagatttttgttttctccttaTTGACCTAAAGAGAAACACTGTAAGATTTCTAACCATGCTTTCAGGGATTTAAAAAGTAAACATAAAAGCAATTTCTTACCATGAAGCTCAGGTAGAATCTCTCTCCACGGTGAGCAAAGTGCCAGAAACACTCCATCCCTGCAGCACGAAGCACCACAGAGAAGTCATACTGGTCAGTGCCCCAGAACAGCTCTTGGTCCGTTATTTTGGGGTGGGGGTTTGTTTGGGGTCCACCGCAAACCGGACCCCAAAACAAAAGGACAAGAAATAAGCAGGGAACCCTACACAACATGTCTGAAGAAATGGAGAAATGAAGGTGTACATAGAGTCTGTGTGGCAGCAAGATCAGAAATGATTAACTGGTGTGAGTCAGTGGGAAAACTGGGCTGCCTTCACAGATGGAgtcacagtgagagagagaaacaactGTTCACCGTGCCAGACTGAAGGAAGACATAGAAAGTATGAACACATGTAAAGTAAGTTCGCAGTAAATCTAGACCCAGGCACCGTGACTTTACGAAGAAGCAAAACTGTGGTGACTATGGGTCTGCTGCCATGCTAGACGCTCTGTGAAGTTGTACACAGCAGCGCTTTGGGCTACATGCTAGTGTCTGTGTTGTATTTCAATTTGAGCTAAAACATTTGCCAGACTAATTCACGAACAAAACATGGGTTCATTTTTAAgataataaacagaaaatttATTAAACCAAGTTTAAACAATGAAACTGTTCCTCGCTGCCACGAGGCCTGAGTCTCTTCCAGACTTCTCTCAGTCTCAGAACTTCCCACAAACTGAACAACAGATGTAGAAAAAAACCCaaattaatcaaaataataCTACCCCATAGTTCCCACAGGTCCAGCTGGAAATGGTCAACAATGCGACCAAAGAGTTTATGGTAACACCACAGCATCATCAAAAGTCAGATAAGCTTTTTTCACTGTGAGCTCCTGCTGGGAGACGAGGCTCCATCAAAAATCCTTCTGCAGGAGCTCGGGGGGAGAACGCTGCTCGCTGCAGGAGTTCAGCTGAATTACACACATGGGAAAGCTGAGCATTCGCTGATTCAGCACCGACATGTTCACCAATCagacaaagaacacaaaaagtTCTTGCACAAGGCCCAGTGAGTATCCTGTGGTAACAACATCCAAGATGAAAAAGTAATGTGGCttcaaggggaaaaaaggaaatgaatttTCTACCCTGATTTCTTAAAAGTTCCCTGTGGAGTCTCTCACCTCCCTTAGTGCCATGGAGCTGTGCCATTTATGAGCAGGTCCCAGTTATTACACTGATCCAGAGGTGGAGGTAACACACAGCAAAGTGCCAACACAAGACAAGGAAAGCGAAGACTGCAGGCAGGCCGGCAAAGATGAATGCAACCACAAAAAAGATTTAAAATACTTCAGTCATCGCTTGAAGGAAATGTTTGACAAGGAAGGAAATGCACTTTTCAGGGATTCACTGAATGTACCAATAACCCTTTGAACAGatgcacattctgtcatttaaaatggaagAATTGTATATTACATTCATTGTGACTTCACAGCTTTGTGTTGATGCAGATCAACTTCTACACGCTGTAcaccaaaaacatgaattaGAGCAGTGGTTTCCAAACACCTGAGGATAAATCTACGATCATTAGTCAAATAAGAATTTGTGCAGTCAGTAACTTCTCCAAGAAGATCCAGCATCTTAATGAGCAAATGAAAACCATTCAGACTCCAGGTCAGTTGTCAGACGGAGTGTTAGGTTCTCCTCACTTCCAGCAGCATCAGCCTCACGTCACTCGGGGCCACATCTGAATTTACTGCATTAGCGACGAGGACGATGCCCACTGAAGGAGACCAAACATCGCTGCTTCCAGGAACCACAGCCGAGTCTGAACCTGGTTTCTCTAAACCTGGTTTGTCTGACTCAGAGATGTCCTCCAGGTAAACAGAAACTGCTGAAGGCTCCGGCTCTCTGCTGGTTCACCATGAAAGAGCACCGCTGGTTTCTTTTGATTCATTCCACTGCGCAGTGTCTGAACCACAGCCATTCACACGGAGAATGTCGCCCCGCCCCTCCAGGTGCGCTTAGGGAGGAAGGTTGGTAGCTTGAGTCCAGCGAAGGGGCTGATCCACATCAGTGAAGGCTGTCCTCCAAACACCGACCTCAGCCCGGCCCAGCGAGTCTGACGCTCCCACGTCGGCTTCTCATTTTTCAGGCGCTCGATCTCCtgacgcacacagacacaacctCATTACACACACCTTCACGACACACAGATGAACAGTCTCACTTTCCTCTCAGAAGGTAGACAGCTTTGACAAACTAGTATTCATAGCCCAGCAGAACATACagaacatgtgtttgtgtactcaCCGTCTCGTCGTTGCAGATGGAGTGTAGCTGAGTGCTGAACATAACTGCTgtgaaggtgaggaagaggagggcctCCATGCAGAGGAAGATCATCAGCATCATGGtcacaggaggagagaaatcaCTGCACTCTGGCCACAGAAGAAGATCACAGTATCATTATGAAGTGCAACCAGCTTCTGTCACCACCGTCCAGGGTATCATTTCAAATTCTCTAAATACTGCCTGAGAACTttgctgaagaggaaaaagaccaaaactggCAACACGTACTTGAGTTCTGATGGCCAGCCCTAtatcagacacagacagctgaagagagaaaaaacatgaagtttTAAAGGTCACCTCTCCACTGGACCCTGATGCAGGTGATGAACTGGTATCCACACAGAGCCAGAGCGTGACTGGAGATCACTGCGATGTACATCTGTGGACAGAAGAAACGTCTCAGAGTCTGAGCACTCTAACAGGATTCAAGGATACAGATTTTTCCACAGTTTCAGAAATCATTTACTGAGATGAGTGACACGAGAGTTTAGATGCTGTTCATGGCAAAAAGTGAGAAATTTCATTCCGTAAAGTATGTGCACCAACACTGGCACTTACAGGTCTggtgtgtaggatttagaggGCTCTATTAGCAGAAAcagaatataatattcatagttatgttttcattaggacagaatcacctgaaaataagaatggtTGGAATGGTGTCAAACACTGGGTGTCCCCAGAACTGAAAGCTCtgctgaacaagaagaagaaggtctTGAGATCAGGGTACAAAGTTGAgctgaggaggtgcagaagGAGCTGAAATGGGAGACAAGTCTCTCCCCCAGCCCAGTACTACAGTTTGCATATCAACTAGGCATTGGTTTGGAAGATACAGTCATCGACCCGTTCCACTGATCTCTTTCTCACCAGGAGAACACTGGGAGCACAttgagggtcatgttttttgacttctccagtgctttcaacacaatccaaccatcactgctcaggggtAAGTTGGAAGGAGCTGGAATAGACTGCCATCTGGCTGTGTGGACCATCGACTACCCCACCAACAAACCACAGTATGATGTGTTCACcttaaccacaaactggactggacaaaaaTCACATATGTCCTGTACAAGAGGGGGCAAAGTCATCTCCATCTGCTtagaagactgaggtcctttggagtgtgtgggacactgttaaaaacactgTATGACTGTGGTGGCATCTACAGTCCTTTACGCAGTGGAAAATCTGAGAGGgacaaagactgaacaaactggtcaggagagctggctctgtcctggactgctctctggacaccatcgaggaggtgggtgagaggaggatgttagccaagctgacatcaattaTGGGTAACCCCTCTCAgtagggggcttaagcagctccttcagcaacagactgctgcatccagtctgcaagaaagaacgctaccgcaggtccttcatccatcaatgtagcactgtgttgatgttgtttccaACTTCAACATCACAGAcctactgttttttttgtactaCTGTTAttaatgctaatatatgctcaaaGTCTTTACATCTTGTGCAAATTTTActgtgttgtatattttttcaactgtgcaatagtacaaacactgtatttattatccatattttgTTCATGCAACAGTATTTCCTCAAGTGCAATTCAACATGTGGCATGGTTAGATTACTCATAAAAATGGCAACAGTCTTTTTATAATCcgtacataatgtacatatacatagttgattttgtattttttatccTGTATCCTTCTATGCCACTGCTTGTTTTGCCTTTGATAACCCAAAGTAAATCAgtagctgttcttgaaccatgTGGAGTACAGGCAAGGTTCAAACTTTTTGGGTCATATCCCCTCGCACCTCGCactgaaatccttgatttgaGGTATCCAGAGCTGGAAATAACCCACTCAATGGAATATCAGCATGTTCATTGTGATTGGCTTGCTCTCTTCACACACAAGAAGAGAGTGAGTCCCTTCTGTTAAACTCACGACTGTTATTAGCTTCTCTGAGACTCCACAGAGTAACTGGACAGAAGATGGCATCACTCATCTGTggaagcagcaacaggaaacacagaggacaaGCAGAAGACGCGCACATAGCCTGCTAAtttgaaagcagaaaacatctttctgtggattgttttcatgttttggactaaatatttttactgcagtggatcacCTGGGCTGGATCACTGAGAGAGGTCACCAGTGAGTTGCCTCAGCTTTCAAAGcggttgtttgtctgctgttggcgctgtttgtgcctcctgttgtgattgtatcttgaatgttttttctgttaatcGACTAATCCTTGCAGCTCTGGTTATCACAGCTGTGTAATCTCACAGTTCTGATATTATTTAACTattgatgtttttaacagtttttggacatgacacagaggaagaagaggctgTGATccacacacaatacttgttaggAGATACATTCGCtgttggtttgggtcttttGAGGGATTTGCTAACAAGGGGAAAAATATAGGATATCAACAGACACATACAGCTAAAGCATGACGTCCATCTTTATCAATATGAGACATGTTAAAAATTGTCAGTAAAAGCAACTTGTGGTGTACAGCCTACACTCTAAACACTTCTCAAACTATTAACACTACAACCCTGTCTCCTACAAAggtgggacgctgtgtgaaatgtaaatagaaacaggtGGTGATGAAATCatccccaaattctttgcagttttatgttgagaaacattattcttaagTTGTTGCACTGTTTCccagcacagtctgtcacagtggtgaacccctccccattTTTACTTCAAACAGACTCCgcctctctgggaggctcttttCAGACCCAATCATGTGACTCACCTGTTGCCACTTATCCTGATTCACtttgagatgttccaccaggtgttttcttttagcatttcacagctTGTCCAACCTTCTGTTGCCACTGCCTCAACTTTAtagaaacatgttgctgcatcaaattctaaatgaggaaatcattttcagaaacaatgaaatttTTCTGtatcaacatttgatatgttgtctttgtgctatttttaatTAAGTATGGGGTTTCAAtgtttgcaaatcatcacattctctttctatttatgttttacacaacatccTAACTTTTCTGGAAACAGGGTTCTATTATTGCTACTAGTACTGAACACAGTCTACACTattcacacacagattcatCACCACTGTTTCGTCCTCGATCAGCAGCTGCTTCCAAGAGTCGAGattgaacattaaaaaaagaaaaatctgggAGTCATTTAATGATGCAATTGCAAACCAACGAACCATTTAATCATTAGCAACAAATGCCCCTCCCATTTGCCTCTAACATCTAAATGCTCTAATaattctcttccttttctttcacttctcagcaaaacaaaaccaacaaaaacatcTCTAGTTTTCCATAATACACAGCATGTGTCTGGCTGTCCTGTGTGAAAGTCACTGAATAAGGCAGTCAGGTAAGTATGTAGACGACAGTAATTGAACTTACAGTGAAAAGGACAAAGAAGCGCTGGTTTTTCTCTCCGACACAGTTGTTGACCCACGGACAATGATGGTCCATCTTGCGGATGCAGCGCTTACAGAtactgtagaagaagaagaaaatatggCAGCATAACTTCCAGACAAGACTAACTTAATATCTTGAGAGTCTTTCAAAACAATCACCTCAGTTGCCTTGTCAAT from Chaetodon auriga isolate fChaAug3 chromosome 6, fChaAug3.hap1, whole genome shotgun sequence encodes the following:
- the LOC143322038 gene encoding palmitoyltransferase ZDHHC7-like; amino-acid sequence: MSSGHRQRDVEQQRPLLDGKEVEESSRSEIKQLWFIQDCCGMVCAFITWFLVFFADFVVTFVMLLPSRSFWYAVVNGVVFNSLAVLALASHLRTMLTDPGAVPKGNATKKYMESLQLKPGEVIYKCPKCCSIKPERAHHCSICKRCIRKMDHHCPWVNNCVGEKNQRFFVLFTMYIAVISSHALALCGYQFITCIRVQWRECSDFSPPVTMMLMIFLCMEALLFLTFTAVMFSTQLHSICNDETEIERLKNEKPTWERQTRWAGLRSVFGGQPSLMWISPFAGLKLPTFLPKRTWRGGATFSV